From bacterium:
TCAGATGGCTCAAAGAATGTCAACGCATCCTTAAAGCTAATGGTACAATATGGGTTTCAGGCACATCTCATATAATCCACTCGATAGGCTTTGCAATGCAAACCCTGCATTATAAAATTTTAAATGATATTGCATGGTTCAAGGTAAATCCTCCGCCAAATTTAAGCTGTAGATACTTTACGCACTCTACGGAAACTATTCTCTGGGCTGCCAAGAGCACGAAGAGTAAGCATTATTTCAATTATCCTTTAATGAGGAAGCTCAATAACAATAAGCAGATGCTTAGCCTTTGGCACATTAAAGCACCTGGTGCAAGCGAAAAAATATACGGAAAACACCCTACACAGAAACCAATACAGCTTCTAGAAAGAATTATCCAGGCAGCCACTATTAAAGGCAATATTGTTGTAGACCCTTTTACAGGCTCAAGCACCACGGGCTTGGAGGCTTATAAATTAGGCAGGAAATATATTGGCATAGATTCGGAGAAAGAGTATCTGGAGTTGAGTATAAAGAGGTTTAAAGATATAAAATAAGGCGGGTTATTTTTGTAGATACCAGAGAGGTTTTAGATCTTCAATATAAGATTTTCTTTTCTTGTTTTCTTTCCCTACATATTTCGCTAGAGAAGGTTGACCATTACAAACACTCATGCAGAGATTATCTATTTCCTTAGGATTATCGATAAATTCCCTTACCCAGCCTTGATAAAATAAAGTTGGTGGGTCGAAATTA
This genomic window contains:
- a CDS encoding site-specific DNA-methyltransferase; this encodes MPTLTKRKPQQTPKSSYVGLDPLLAKINSNPYFEDKTKSFVLFKEDSLKLLSLIPEESIDMIFADPPYFLSNGGITCQAGKMVSVNKGKWDASNGIEDNHLFNLRWLKECQRILKANGTIWVSGTSHIIHSIGFAMQTLHYKILNDIAWFKVNPPPNLSCRYFTHSTETILWAAKSTKSKHYFNYPLMRKLNNNKQMLSLWHIKAPGASEKIYGKHPTQKPIQLLERIIQAATIKGNIVVDPFTGSSTTGLEAYKLGRKYIGIDSEKEYLELSIKRFKDIK